The following nucleotide sequence is from Trypanosoma brucei gambiense DAL972 chromosome 3, complete sequence.
AGGCTCGTCTATtcagtgaaaaagagaggggagtTGGCatgttgcgtgtgtgtgtcggGGCTCAGTGCCTTCGTTGCTCCTTTGGGATTTCGGTATCAGTTTTTTACTCTCAGCACGCGCGTCGGCCACGCATAGGCCGCCTTTCCCGTTGGGGCGGCATTCGCGCCCTTCTTTGAACGGGGTCGGCTTTACCCCTTTATCGtttccgcttttttttttttcgaggcTTCCTCCAGCCATATGTTCTGAGGATGGGTGTTGCGTACAAACTTCGTTGAAGTACCCGCTTAAGGTTCCTATTTGTTAGTTGTTTATCCCCCAAGTGGAGGTTACCTCGTCTGCGCCTTTGCCTGTGTGGGGCGCGGAAGACGGGACGGCTTACGACGGAGAGGGGTGCTCCTTTACAGGGGTAGAACGTTGCCAAACTTTTACTGTTTAGCCAAATCTTTTTGGTATATATTTTGAGTATTAATTACCCTTTGGAGTGTGCacgtgttgttttccttcacttatACGCGTGTTCCCCGACTTCCAACTGTTGTGCAAGTCTCTTCCTTGGTTATTAAAAAACACTAGTGGTTACAAGTTGCTTTACCATATCCTTACCGGTTGTTTTATTAAGGTGGTTCCGTTTAATTATGCGCGTAAGATGACGTGATGTATTTATGTAATACGCATAGGCTTGCGTAAATGTGGTTTTCCACAATTCCCACAAATGTGTTACTGTGGAtagttgtttttgttccgttacgcttctttgtttttagaCTATCGCGCACGTCACGGTTTAGGTCGCTTCCACtgctcttgttgttgttgcaacgTCCTCGGCTATCTTCTTTGTATTGATAAGTGCGCCCGTCCGTCATAGCTAACCTGGTTGTTGTTAAGGGTTGTTAAATCTACCTATGCTTAGTACTTCATGCATTTAGGATATGCGCAGAACTGAACTTACTTCGTTTTTGCTGCCTCATTTGCCGATTCAGCACAGATGGGATGCTTTGCGTCTGCTTCATGGGGTGTGGAGGTGACGGTTTTTAGGTAACAGCCGACCTGCGTTTCTTTGTACGACTCTTTGGAGGACGacactcctttttttgtgtcgCTGGGAGAAAGCGAGTAGTCGGAAAAACGAATGGTTCGCATCAGCGGTTGTttacttcttcatttttgttgtttgtcaCCCCCGTTTATGTGGCTGTTCGTGCAGATTTGTGCTTGTGGTAACCTGTGGAATGGTGGGCAAATCAGTAAAATCGTAGCGGTTGAGCCGTTTTAGCGCACATTTGGTGATTTCTTATGAGCAGTTTATAATAGGGGGTAAAGAGTGTTTCTGCCCCTTACGTCATAGGGTGGTTGTGCCTGTGGCGATGGTGCAGGACGGAATATTCTAGGTAACTTCTGGTTGTCCCGTGCTGCTAACCATATGGGGGAAATGCATGTTTGATTCTCTTGTTGGTTGTATTTAACAGCAAGTGATAACTTTGTCTGTTTCTTGTCATCATTTTCGAAGGTGACTGTTCCACTGAAATGTGATATTTTGCCGCCGACTTCGCCCCTCTCGACACTTgcaagcagcaacagcagcaaagagTGATGTGAAGTGACCAGGAAGCTATGAGGTCTATTTACTTTGTCATAGGCGCGACCGGCAGTGGTAAGTCACTAGCAGCAGTTCGAGTTGCTAAGACCCTTCAGCTCAGGTGTGGCTGTAACAATGTGGTGATATTGAACTGTGACGTTATGCAGTTTTACGCCGGTCTTCCCATTGTGACGAACAAGATATCATCGGAGGAAATGGATGGGATTCCTCACTGCTTTATGAGTTTCCTTTCTCCCGAGGGCAATAAAATTCGCGACCCAACGTTGGCATTCGGAGGTTGTGACCGTGAAGCATTTTCTGTACAGGGTTGTAAGTCTGCAAATGATGCGTATAAtattcattcattcgttCGCGATGCTGTAAGTTATATCGAAAGCTTTTTGTCAACTCATTCTCCTGCAGCGGTGGTCGTTTGCGGTGGAACGTGCTATTACGTCCAGTCACTGCTTTTCGACAATCTTTTAACTGTAGAAGATACTCATGTGTCGGGGTGTCGGGACACAACTGGCGGGTGCGCGGAACACACCGAATTGAATGATGGGAATTCTCTTTGGGACCAACTGAAGGATATTGACCCGGACATTGCTGCTCGATACCATCCCAACGACATCAGACGGATTCGGCGCCTCGTCGACATATACAAAAGGACCAATAGGATACCATCCGATGTTTATAACTCCAGGGAGAAGCCGCGACTTCGATTTTGTCCCAGTACGTGCTTCATATTGTGGACACACATTGAACTTGAAAAGCTTAGGCCAAAACTCAACGCACGTATAGATGTGATGGTCGAAAAAGGGATCATTGAGGAATGCCGCAAATTTGCTCAGCGGCATAAAGAGGACGTTTTTACGCTACCCCTAGGGAAAGCCATAGGTTTTAAAGAAATTGTTTCGTCCTTTGACATATCAGGAAGTGAAGTTCAACTAAAGGGCGAACGCGAAGTTTCAGAGTCGCTGGATCTTCTGAAAGTGAACACCAACCGATACGCACGGCAGCAGTGCCAGTGGATAAAAAACCGCTTTCTTGGTCGTCTTCGCGAGCTGTTTGCTACTGTAAATCTGGAGGAAAACTTTGTTGCAGTTGACGCCTCTGCGAGTCCTTCCGATTTTCTTCGGCAAGTTGAAAttgccgttttgtttttcaccaAACGGACGTGCGACAATGTCGCTGGgttgttttttccattgAAAAAAGATGTGTCAATACCATCCCCGGTTCGGCACGAGTGGTGTGGCGTCTGCAACGTCTTTTATACCGATGGGAGGGGGAGAATCTCACATCTGCATTCGAAACGACACAGGGGTGCCCTAAGGCACGAGGCGTTGGTGAAGGAGCAAGCTGAGAAGTATGGTCGGATAATTCCTTCTAAGAGAGTTAAGCGGTCGTAAGGTCTCATTTTGAACATTGATTAATAGTTTCCTGTGTCACCGGAATTTTGTTTTAAACatattttgatttttgtatTGGTCCCTTTAAGCTGAGGAGAACTTGTATCAGtgtttgtccttttttttttttaccactcTAATTAGCTAAACGTGAGTAAGGAAACCGAGTCGAATCTACACTAGCCATTTattaaagataaaaaaaggaaactttAATAACGGAAAGATGCCGAGTCCATCTGAAACAATACAGTTAAGTATAGCCCTTGCCTATCTTATGGCTAGTGCTGTGACGATTGTCTACATGGGCAGCCAGAGACTTCTTAGAGAGACAatcaaaatgaagaaacgaaGTGGCAACCAAAGTGAAGTAATGAAAACAGGGGATGCTATGATGATGCCTTTAATGGGGTCAGTCGTGTTGTTCAGCGTGTATGTTGTACTGAGATTTGTTCCTAGGGAGTATTTCAACTCCATAGTTTCATTCTACCTGAGTATCTTTGGTGTATTCTCTCTTGGCTCATTTGTTAAGACGTACACTCGTCCCAATGTTTTAACtggctgcttttgctgcgtGGCAGGAGGGTTATATTACATAACCGGGAATTGGGTGGTGAATAACATATTAGCCACAGGTATAGCTGTTTCGGCGATCAGTTCGATACATTTGGGTTCTTTTAAGAGctcttttgttcttctccTGGGCTTATTTTTCTATGATATATTTTGGGTGTTCGGATCTGATGTTATGCTCATGGTCGCAAGCGGTGTAGATGGACCAATCAAAATGGTTTTCCCAAGGGATATCTTCGGTGGTTGTAAGTCGATGAGCCTTTTGGGTCTTGGTGACCTTATCATTCCGGGGTTCTTTATCGGCCAGACACTGGTATTTTCCTCTCAGTATGTAAAGAAGGGCAGTCTTTACTTCAATGTTGCCCTCACTGCATATGGTTTGAGTTTAGTGAACACGATGGCGGTAATGGTGATATTTGATCACGGTCAGCCAgcgcttctttttattgttcCTTGGCTTCtagtttccttttccattacTGCCGTTATTCAAGGCGATTACAAGGCTGCATGGGAATATACATCCGATGCCGTGACGGAGCCGGACAACTCATCGACTGATAAGGTGAAGTCTGAAGAGGGGGATCAACGGGGCACAGGGGACGAGATGGGGCTGGGCGACTTTTTAGTGAAGCAAATGAAGGGACTTTTTGTCTGGGAcggcgaagaagaagaggaggaggtatgtgagggaacaaaaaagaatgacTAGAAGATATGTATTGTTCCCTTTTCACTTCTCTTGCATCAGGATAGTCGTTCTAGAATCAATGAGACCACTTCGGTTTCATTCACTTAGCAGTCACAGAGGCGCGGTTGGAAACCTCTTTGATAGTTTGCAATCATTAAGTTGCTTATACACCACACCCCGACTTCTGTATGCTTGTGGGTGTGTACACGGAACCACTGCAGCCCTCATTTTCTTGAACCAGTTGAAATACTCTATTTGAAAGCATTcatttttcctgtttttgttttactgcttagcagagaaaaaagggggaattcTATAAGAAGGGGTCACGGTCGGAAAGTTTTTAAAAGGTGTCTTAACAAAAGTAGCAGATTATCGGGGTGTTGCGGCGGTTAGTCATTGAAGAACGGacgcatttttttcccccgatGTTGGCAGCAACGGGGTTCCGTCTCCATACCTCAAGCTCGTCAAAAATAACGAAACAGTCCAAGGCAGGGTATTACCTCAACGCAGCCCGGGAAGGACTTCGTCACGTGTATCACGGATTtaatcttttcttcttgaatACGCGTCTGGCTTGGAAATACTCCCGGCAGCTCAATGCAGGAGTTGCCTTAACTCGGCGGGAGCGGTTACTTCTGGAAAGCGCAACTAAAGATCTTCTTCGACTCGTCCCCTTTAGTTTCTTCATCCTCGTTCCGTTTGCCGAGCTCCTGCTACCTGTTGCACTGAAGATGTTTCCGGACCTGATTCCCTCAACATTTGAGAGTGAAAATCAGGGACGCAACAAGGCCTTTACGACTCTTATGGGAACGGTGCGTGCCCGACGCCGGTTGGCGGAATACCTGTCGTCCACTGCTTTTGTAAGCTTTACGaaagaacaacaagaagTGGTGCGTTTCTCGGCAATGGGGGAGGCGGTGACCGCGAACCAGATACGTTTAATTGCACCTCATTTTGGTCGGGAAGGGCCGTTTAATGTCTACCAGATCCCCAATGGTATTGCAGTAGCTCTGGCAAGGACTGTGGGAGTATACAAAGCATACCATGGTCTGTTCCTAACAAAATTATGGCTCCTTACATGCGTCGTAAGATCTTGCGGCAGTATCATAAAACCCGCGAGGATGACCGTATGCTACGTTTGGAGGGGCTTGACGATTTAACGGATGAGGAGCTGATAAAGGCGAACCTTGTTCGGGGTATGCGCTGGACAGAGGATGCGGAGACACTACGTATCCAACTTGAATGGTGGATATCTCTAGGACGTGACCCGGATGTCCCTTACAACACCCTTTTCTGGGTCAAGCCTACCCGATACAGCTTGAAAGAGTCAATGAAACGCTTGCCTGTGGAACAGCGCCGGCAGCTATTGGGCATTCAACATCTTCCCGAGAGCATTCGTGGAAATCTCGAGACACTCTGCGAAACGGTCGACACAGCTCCATCCATGAGTGAGGGTAAACCTGAGGACGCTGATCAGCTAGTGGAGAAACTTGCAGAGTTAAATGCTAAAACGAAAATCAGTGATAAGGATATTGCAATTCAGAATATTCAAATATCGCTGGGCGCTTATCTAACGGAACCAAATGTGAAACGTATGTTTGAAGACATTCGCAAAAGTAAAACAGTGAACGAATATATAACGGTTACGGATGTCATAGATTTCATTGGAAGTGAAACCCATAATTCTTCCCATGTAGTTTCTACTGTGTTTGATGCGTTCGATCAGAGTAGCGGAGTGAAGGCAATTACCGAATCTACACTCATATCTATCGGGGCCCGCTGCAGGGAGGCGTCAAAGGCACATGTCGACGTATCGTCTCAGTCTTCCCCAGGCAAACAGCCTTCGGAGGTGATTGCAAAAAATTAGGTTATACCGGTGTTTTTTCCCCGTATCA
It contains:
- a CDS encoding aspartic peptidase, clan AD, family A22B,putative; translated protein: MPSPSETIQLSIALAYLMASAVTIVYMGSQRLLRETIKMKKRSGNQSEVMKTGDAMMMPLMGSVVLFSVYVVLRFVPREYFNSIVSFYLSIFGVFSLGSFVKTYTRPNVLTGCFCCVAGGLYYITGNWVVNNILATGIAVSAISSIHLGSFKSSFVLLLGLFFYDIFWVFGSDVMLMVASGVDGPIKMVFPRDIFGGCKSMSLLGLGDLIIPGFFIGQTLVFSSQYVKKGSLYFNVALTAYGLSLVNTMAVMVIFDHGQPALLFIVPWLLVSFSITAVIQGDYKAAWEYTSDAVTEPDNSSTDKVKSEEGDQRGTGDEMGLGDFLVKQMKGLFVWDGEEEEEEVCEGTKKND
- a CDS encoding tRNA isopentenyltransferase, putative — encoded protein: MRSIYFVIGATGSGKSLAAVRVAKTLQLRCGCNNVVILNCDVMQFYAGLPIVTNKISSEEMDGIPHCFMSFLSPEGNKIRDPTLAFGGCDREAFSVQGCKSANDAYNIHSFVRDAVSYIESFLSTHSPAAVVVCGGTCYYVQSLLFDNLLTVEDTHVSGCRDTTGGCAEHTELNDGNSLWDQLKDIDPDIAARYHPNDIRRIRRLVDIYKRTNRIPSDVYNSREKPRLRFCPSTCFILWTHIELEKLRPKLNARIDVMVEKGIIEECRKFAQRHKEDVFTLPLGKAIGFKEIVSSFDISGSEVQLKGEREVSESLDLLKVNTNRYARQQCQWIKNRFLGRLRELFATVNLEENFVAVDASASPSDFLRQVEIAVLFFTKRTCDNVAGLFFPLKKDVSIPSPVRHEWCGVCNVFYTDGRGRISHLHSKRHRGALRHEALVKEQAEKYGRIIPSKRVKRS